A genomic stretch from Hydrogenimonas urashimensis includes:
- a CDS encoding Crp/Fnr family transcriptional regulator: MMKKLKKFYLFRHMSEEKLARLEEISNIVEYKKGTILFFEGDEAKNMIVLIDGILQVYKTDQKGNKVILHHFFPIDVIAEIVNLEHMRYPASAEFETDGRALVINYELFEKEFLKDPEVSFAFIKSLSKKIKYLENVIATNMVMNSTARVAKFICEHGHEISSLKKSMIAADLNMTPETLSRILKKLSTLGLIEKKKDEIIVLDKEGLETFYL; encoded by the coding sequence ATGATGAAAAAACTGAAAAAATTTTACCTCTTCAGACACATGAGTGAAGAGAAGCTTGCCCGGCTCGAGGAGATTTCCAACATCGTCGAATACAAAAAAGGGACCATCCTCTTCTTCGAAGGTGACGAAGCAAAAAATATGATCGTGCTTATCGATGGCATCCTGCAGGTTTACAAAACGGACCAGAAGGGAAACAAGGTGATTTTGCACCATTTCTTCCCCATCGATGTTATCGCCGAAATCGTCAATCTCGAACATATGCGTTATCCGGCCTCGGCAGAGTTCGAAACGGACGGCAGGGCGCTTGTGATCAACTACGAACTTTTCGAAAAGGAATTTCTCAAAGATCCGGAAGTCTCCTTTGCATTCATCAAATCGCTTTCGAAGAAGATCAAATATCTCGAAAACGTCATTGCCACCAACATGGTGATGAATTCGACGGCACGGGTTGCCAAATTCATCTGCGAACACGGTCATGAAATCTCATCTTTGAAAAAGAGCATGATCGCCGCTGATTTGAACATGACTCCCGAAACGCTTTCGCGCATATTGAAAAAGCTTTCGACACTCGGCCTTATCGAAAAGAAAAAAGACGAAATTATCGTTCTGGACAAAGAGGGGCTTGAAACCTTCTATCTGTAA
- the napA gene encoding nitrate reductase catalytic subunit NapA: MSSMSRRDFLKSAAAATAASAVGMSVPSEVEAEANSAEAGWRWDKAVCRFCGTGCGIMVATKDGKIVAVKGDPAAPVNRGLNCIKGYFNAKIMYGADRLTVPLLRMDEKGNFDKHGKFRPVSWKRAFDEMEKHIRKALKEGGPEAVAVFASGQYTIQEGYAAHKMMKAGFRSNAIDPNARHCMASAVVGFFQTFGIDEPSGCYDDIEITDTIVTWGANMAEMHPILWARVTDRKLSDPDRVKVVNISTYRHRCSDLADMEIIFRPGSDLAMWNYLAREIVYNHPEVIDWDFVKKHIIFATGFVETGYGMRMPDEAKKLGYSDKELETIKQEANHTVSEREAPGLAPLGYKAGDNMKMVHRGHALGHWEISFEEFKKGLEPYTLDYVASVAKGDPDESIESFKKKLETLRDLYIDKSRKMVSFWTMGMNQHYRGSWVNEQSYMVHFLLGKQAKPGMGAFSLTGQPSACGTAREVGTFTHRLPADMLVKIPKHRKIAEKIWKIPEGTINPVGYQHIMNIHRQIESGKIKFAWVNVCNAYHDSANANHWIKAAREKDVFIVTSDGYPGISAKVSDLVLPSAMIYEKWGAYGNAERRTQHWRQQVLPVGDAMSDTWQWVELSKRFTVKDLWGEWTIKGGKKLPNVIEKAKKMGYKEDTTMFEILFANDYYRSFKADDPIMEGFDNSEVFGDSRNVVGSDGKVFKGYGFFIQKALWEEYRKFGIGHGHDLADFDTYHRVRGLRWPVVNGKDTPWRFNVKYDPYARKHAKPGEEFAFYGPALKTIKRGNLKKIDPKAGKIHLPNKAKIFFRPYLDPTEQPDKEYDTWLCTGRVIEHWHSGTMTMRVPELFRAMPEAFCYMNPKDAKAKGFKDGDLVWIESRRGKVKAHIQTRGRNRPPRGLVFVPWFDERVFINKVCLDHTCPMSKQTDYKKCAVKIYKA, translated from the coding sequence ATGTCATCTATGTCACGACGTGACTTCCTCAAGAGTGCAGCGGCCGCAACGGCTGCCAGCGCGGTGGGGATGTCTGTTCCTAGCGAAGTAGAGGCCGAAGCCAATTCTGCTGAAGCAGGATGGCGATGGGACAAGGCGGTCTGCCGCTTCTGTGGTACCGGATGCGGTATTATGGTTGCAACCAAAGACGGTAAAATCGTTGCCGTCAAAGGCGACCCTGCGGCACCGGTCAATCGCGGTCTGAACTGTATCAAAGGATACTTCAACGCGAAAATCATGTACGGTGCCGACCGTCTGACCGTGCCGCTACTGCGGATGGATGAAAAGGGCAATTTCGACAAACATGGAAAATTCCGCCCTGTCAGCTGGAAGCGCGCTTTCGACGAAATGGAAAAGCATATCCGCAAAGCGCTCAAAGAGGGTGGTCCGGAAGCGGTCGCGGTATTCGCATCCGGTCAGTATACGATTCAGGAAGGGTATGCCGCCCATAAAATGATGAAAGCGGGATTCCGCTCCAACGCGATCGACCCCAACGCTCGCCACTGTATGGCATCGGCGGTTGTCGGTTTCTTCCAGACATTTGGTATCGACGAACCGTCCGGATGTTACGACGACATCGAAATCACCGACACGATCGTCACCTGGGGTGCGAACATGGCGGAAATGCACCCGATTCTGTGGGCGCGCGTCACCGACCGTAAACTCTCCGATCCCGATCGCGTCAAAGTCGTCAACATCTCAACCTATCGACACCGATGTTCCGACCTGGCCGATATGGAAATCATCTTCCGACCGGGTTCCGACCTGGCGATGTGGAACTATCTCGCACGCGAAATCGTCTACAACCATCCGGAAGTGATCGACTGGGATTTCGTCAAAAAACACATCATTTTTGCCACCGGTTTCGTCGAGACAGGTTACGGAATGCGCATGCCCGACGAAGCGAAAAAACTGGGTTACAGCGACAAAGAACTCGAAACGATCAAACAGGAAGCCAATCATACCGTTTCCGAAAGAGAAGCTCCGGGTCTCGCACCGCTGGGCTACAAAGCGGGCGACAACATGAAAATGGTTCACCGCGGCCATGCACTCGGACACTGGGAGATCAGCTTCGAAGAGTTCAAAAAAGGCCTCGAGCCCTACACACTCGACTATGTCGCAAGCGTTGCAAAAGGCGATCCCGACGAAAGTATCGAATCGTTCAAGAAAAAACTTGAAACGCTCCGTGATCTTTACATCGACAAGAGCCGAAAGATGGTCAGCTTCTGGACGATGGGTATGAACCAGCACTATCGGGGTTCCTGGGTCAACGAGCAGTCCTATATGGTCCACTTCCTTCTTGGAAAGCAGGCCAAGCCGGGCATGGGAGCTTTCTCGCTGACCGGTCAGCCTTCTGCTTGCGGTACGGCACGCGAAGTCGGTACCTTTACCCACCGTCTGCCGGCCGACATGCTGGTCAAGATTCCAAAACACCGAAAGATCGCGGAAAAAATCTGGAAAATTCCGGAAGGTACGATCAACCCGGTCGGTTATCAGCACATCATGAATATCCACCGCCAGATCGAAAGTGGAAAGATCAAGTTCGCCTGGGTCAATGTCTGCAACGCCTACCACGATTCCGCCAACGCCAACCATTGGATCAAAGCGGCGCGCGAAAAAGATGTCTTCATCGTCACGTCCGACGGATACCCGGGTATTTCGGCAAAAGTCTCCGACCTGGTCCTTCCTTCTGCGATGATCTACGAAAAATGGGGCGCCTACGGAAACGCCGAACGACGAACGCAGCACTGGCGGCAGCAGGTTCTTCCCGTCGGTGACGCCATGAGCGACACGTGGCAGTGGGTCGAACTCTCCAAACGCTTCACTGTCAAAGACCTGTGGGGCGAATGGACCATCAAAGGCGGCAAAAAGCTGCCCAACGTCATCGAAAAAGCGAAGAAGATGGGCTACAAAGAGGACACAACGATGTTCGAGATTCTCTTCGCCAACGACTATTATAGAAGCTTCAAAGCCGACGACCCGATCATGGAAGGGTTCGACAACTCCGAAGTTTTCGGCGACAGCCGCAACGTTGTCGGCAGCGACGGCAAAGTCTTCAAAGGATACGGATTCTTCATCCAAAAAGCGCTCTGGGAAGAGTATCGCAAATTCGGTATCGGACACGGACACGACCTGGCCGATTTCGATACCTACCACCGTGTACGCGGTCTGCGCTGGCCTGTCGTCAACGGAAAAGATACGCCCTGGCGCTTCAACGTCAAATACGACCCGTATGCGCGAAAACATGCGAAACCGGGAGAAGAGTTCGCCTTCTACGGACCGGCGCTCAAAACAATCAAACGGGGTAACCTCAAGAAAATCGATCCGAAGGCGGGCAAGATTCATCTTCCGAACAAAGCGAAGATCTTCTTCCGCCCCTATCTGGATCCGACCGAACAGCCGGATAAAGAGTACGATACCTGGCTCTGTACGGGTCGTGTTATCGAACACTGGCATTCCGGTACGATGACAATGCGTGTTCCCGAACTCTTCCGTGCGATGCCGGAGGCGTTCTGCTACATGAACCCCAAAGATGCGAAAGCCAAAGGCTTCAAAGACGGCGATCTCGTCTGGATCGAGAGTCGACGCGGCAAAGTCAAAGCCCACATCCAGACACGCGGACGGAACCGACCGCCCAGAGGGCTGGTCTTCGTACCCTGGTTCGACGAGCGCGTCTTCATCAACAAGGTGTGCCTCGACCATACGTGTCCGATGTCCAAACAGACCGACTACAAAAAGTGTGCGGTCAAAATATACAAAGCGTAA